The genomic region TGGGGTTACTAAGGAGGTCGTGGTTATCCTTATGCCCGTGGTTGATGATGTTGAGCCAGTGGTCCCAGTGGTTGATGTTCCAGCTGAGCCAGTGGTTGAGGTTCCAGCTGAACCAGTGGCTCCTGTGGCACAGGAATCTCCTGGGACTGTACAGACTACTAGGGTGAACCAGACTGGTGACAGGGTTACCTTCCATAAAAGGATTATACCTGTGTTAAATGTGTTGGTTGATGATAGGGTGTAGTTGCACTTTGAAGAAAGGGATATTGAGGATACTGAACCCCCTCCTTTACATTCACCATGAAAATTGGAGTTTGGAATATTCGAGGTATGAATAAAGCCTTTAAACAATGTGAAGTAGTGGATTGTTTTAAACGGAATAATCTGGATATTATTGGAATAAATGAAACCAGAGTGCGTAATCATAAGTTTAATTACATTAGTCGATTGGGTTTTCGCTATTTTAGTATTCTGACTAACTATGATCAGCAGGATAATGGTCGTATTTGGGTCATCTGGAATAAAGCAAGTCTGGTGGTTAAGCCTTTGTCTATTGGTAATCAGTGGATTCATGTCCGTGTTGGGTCACCTGGATGTCCCAATCTTCAGGTGTCTTTAATATATGGTCTGAATTCTTTGGAGGGGAGAGCAGGTTTGTGGTCTTTTATGCAACATTGCAATCCTAATGGTCCTTGGATTTGTTTAGGGGATTATAACTGTGTCATGAATACTGATGAGAGGATTAGTAGTAAGCCTGCAAACCTCCAGGCTATTGATGAGTTTAATGATGCTATTTCTGCCTCTGGTTTGGAtgagcttactacccatggctgcACTTACACATGGACTAATAAGCAGGATGAGAGTGACAGGAAGTGGATGAAACTGGATAGAGCGTTGGTGAACTTAGACTGGATCCAGAGGTTCCCTGATTCCTATGCTGATGCTTTAGTGGCTGGGGTCTCTGATCACTCCCCATTAGTTATCACTGTTCAGACTAATGATGTTCAGAGACCTAAACAGTTTAGATACCTCAACTGTTGGGGTCAGGATCCGTCTTTTGTGCATGTGGTTAAGACAATTTGGGAATCTGAGATTCATGGTTGTCCTATGTATAGGCTGATCACTCATCTAAAACTGGTAAAGGGGAAACTTAAGGATCTTCACAAATGGGTATATTCCAATGTGGCTGATAGAGTTAAGGATGCTAGGAGTGCTCTGGATCAATGCTAGGCTCAGATTCAGAAAGCTCCCTTAAATGATAGTTTGCCCAGGCTGGAGGAGACGTTAATTGAAAACTATTGTAAGTTCAGGAATGCTGCGCTTAGTATGGTCTATCAAAGAGCTAAGATTACAGATGTTAAGATGATGGATGCTAGTACTCATTATTTCTTTGCCAAAGTTGCTGCCAATAGAAGTAGAAGTCATATCAGCAAAATTCAAAACACTGCTGGGTTTGATTGTACTACCTTTGATAGCATCTCTGAAGCGTTTTTGGCTTATTACAAGGGTCTGTTGGGGACTGCCTGTCAGGTTAGTCCTATAGAGGATGATATTATTCTCAGAGGTCTTTGCCTTCATCAGAGTCAAAAGGATTTGTTGGTAGCTGCTGTATCTGAAGCAGAGGTTCATGATGCCTTATTCTCCATTGACATAAATAAAAGCCCTGGTCCAGATGGCTTTTCATCAGGTTTTTTCAGACAGTCTTGGAGTATTATTAAGAAAGAATTAGTGAAGGCCATCCAGGACTTCTTCAGAACTGGGAGGCTTCTGAAGGAAGTGAATTCCACCATTATTTCACTTATCCCAAAGCAGGAGCATCCTAACACTGTGCAAGATTTCAGGCCCATCTCTTGTTGTTCTACTATTTACAAAACTATTAGTAAGATTCTTACTAAGAGGCTTAAGACAGTGATGCCTGACCTAATGGGATTAGAACAGTCTGCTTTCACTAAGGATAGGTCTATTGGGGATAATATCATGTTGGCTCATGAATTAGTGACTGGTTATGGTAGGAAGAATTCATCCCCAAGATGTGTTATAAAGGTAGATATTAAAAAAGCATTTAACTCAGTTAACTGGGACTTTCTTAGAGCTATCCTACCTCTGTTTGGGTTTCCCTCTCAGTTTTGCCACTAGATTATTACCTGTGTGACTACTGCGAGGTTTTCTCTTAATATTAATGGATCTTCTGTGGGTTACTTCGAGGGTAGGAGGGGTCTCAGGTAGGGAGATCCTCTCTCCCCCCTACTCTTTGTGTTGAGTATGGAAGTCCTTTCAAGGATGCTAAGAAGGCTCAATGACTCCAGTTTCAGTTATCACCCCAAATGCTGCAGAATAGGTCTCACCCACCTCATTTTTGCAGATGATCTCTTAGTTTTTGCTAGAGGTGATTATCCTTCAGTTAAAGCAGTGGAAACTTGTCTTTAGAAATTTGCTGAGTTCTCTGGTTTGCAACCTAATCCAGCAAAGACTAATATATACTTTGGGGGGGTGCATCCTGATGTCAAAGACCTCATTTTATGTGATACCAGCTATCTTGAAGGGACATTCCCTTTTAGGTATCTAGGTGTCCCTCTCCATTCATCAAGATTGACAAAGGTTATGTATCATTCCCTTTTGGATAAAATCAAGTGTAAGGTTACTCATTGGGTAAACAAGTACTTATCTTATGCAGGCAAGGTTCAACTGATCAATTCTGTGATCTTTGGCATTGAGACTTTTTGGTATGCTAGCTTTCTTTTTCCTAAGGGGGTTATGCAGGAAATTGATAAGTTGTGTAGACAATTCCTGTGGAATTATCAAGCTGCTAGGAAAATGGTCTTTTTTGCTTGGAGTAAGGTGTGTAGAACAAGGCAGCAAAGGGGGTTTGATATTAGAGAGATTTTAAGTTGGAATAAAACCTTGTTGATGAGGCTGTTCTGGAGACTCTCTACTGGTGCCCACTTCATATGGGTGCACTGGTTTCATCACTATATCCTTCAGGGAGCTGATATTTGGACTGTGGTTCCTGGCAATGCCACATCCATAATCTGGAAAGCTATGCTGCTCACCCGTGATGAATTTATTACTTTGGTTGGCTCTGTGGACATTGCAAAAAACGTGCTGAGTGGATGGAGTTTATCTGGTACTCTGATGCTGCACAGGGTATACTCTGTCTTCAAGGGCAGGCACTCTAATCTGCAGTGGGCAAAGCCTTTAATGGACCAGGTGGTACTGCCTAAACATGCTATAATCACTAGGTTGCCAGTTCAAAATGGCTTACCTACTGTGGATAATTTGATTAGGAGAGGGATGGTCATTGTTTACAAGTGCTCCTTATGTTTGGCAGACATGGAGAGCATTAGGCACCTTTACTTTGCCTGTCCTTATTCTAGCTCCGTTTATCAGCAGATCCTCCTCTGGATGGGTGTTACTCGCAGACCCTTATGGTTGAGACAGGAATTATTATCTCTTTCCAGGTATAAGGGGAAGGGTTGGAAAAGGAAATGGGCTAGGGGATGTGTTGCTGCTGTTGTTTATCTTCTTTGGCAGGAACGAAATCGAAGGTTATTTGAGGGGTCATCAAGGACTGTGGATCAATTGGTGAAGTTAATTAAATATTTTGTTTCAATTAGATTATATGCAAATGTAAGTGACTATCTATTTGACGAGGTAGTTGCACATCTGGTACCGTAGCTATAAGGTACCATTAGAGGCTTGCTTGTAAGAAATTGTGCTTTTTTTTCTTATTCTAATGAGAAGCTGAtttcttccaaaaaaaaaagattcaatcatatcgtataggagtCTTTGTCACGttctaatattatgaaggtgaatTTTTGATAGCATATCACACTTTTTTTGGTGtatataaaagtcttcactttattgttccctattttaacaaagtactaatactttggttttataatctgtaggttttgatacttttaaacattcattgaacttgtgCAAAGAatctctcttcttacctcattatgtggataccaagtatctacctagttcgttggtagaagagatgaaaaagtaataaccttttctgattgaaattgtattcgaccatacactttaaagtgtaaatagggcgaatatcttgctctattcataatccttctcTAGAAAGAAGTCttgaattaatcttgctttgaatacaagattcgtacacaccaagagattcccaatcaaatggtttgggacactagtcaaaactagtttctaaatgcaattttcaatcaagaattgagaaatgattggggtcaccaacttgagtcttatataatatatatatgacaacgcttgttttaattgcacaatAGTGAAACCCTTTGCGCTTTTCtccaaaaacttgaattatattcttatttagacttggtgtacatcataacaattattgaggtacaactctaaatacaaaacaaaaataaatacattataacacttatatggatgaaatggcaactaccctagttccattcatgtaaatttctgaatttattcttgctagtcgtcgtacgattattcaatgttaagattctaaggatttacaaaaccctcggattgtgttaattctaaggatttacaaaaccctcggattgtgttatgaacacatcctcctttaaatacccatttagaaaggtggttttgacatccttttgccatatttcataatcatgaaatgtggcaatttctaacatgTTTCACatatttgtatcaaatactcatgacgtgataatttgcaagaatgcaatgtcaatgtcattgatattcaagaaggaatatgttggagtcacacaaccaacttccttgatctttacttatttggggtttgtatctaatttagtgtctaacactttatctttcgagcctagttctatccttaacaattaagataggtacttacttcttattgcgcTCACTAATTTTAAGAATTTCtatttgatgaagacttatcttcatataaattcctagttaatccttcacaagggttacctttatcgtggtatttggttaatcaaaatttctaacaaattaatttaccaattttacattgccatgttcttaacaacttaagtgcttgatgacaagtgtttaggttgagcaataagatttTTGAACCacggatgcatagaagatattatcaaaacatattttgaccaagtactacttctattcatattcttcataagaaatcataggtatgttgggaattttaagatgttaatcttatatttgcataggacgattcctatcgagttctatggaatagaacgattcctatggatctagtccacaacctatgatacggttcatttgaggattttGTAATACCcttccttttagggacccgttgaccgacgttgactgaccttagacgtCGATCTTGACCTGGGGGAAACTTTACGAGTGATGACTTATGACTTGGTGAGCATGGgtttgtgtggtactcgatctagctgaggctactcgatcgagtagctcgggagctcgatcgagtaggggtcactcaatcgagtaagttagttactcgatcgagtaacgaggtTGCAGCAGGGATTTATAATTCGATAATCGTGGAACCCTAAATCATTTTCGCActtcatttcctaaacctagatgtcgtcactctccttctccttcaccataatcCTTTCTCTTGAGGTTCGTGAGGTTGCTTTCAtcatggggatgggatgcttgagtcgggcagcggtcttgacgccggattgctatgtataggtatgttatcgtcatcgttgttttcagttagggttgtagtgatagatggttgtactgtttgtataagtGTGTTGCTTGGTTGGTTGGTATCATGTGATCGGTCGCGGAATCGCTGCGATGCGCTAAacgtaggttcgcctactcagtactgttggttgtctagagtgtcttttgttGTGGTTTGGTTGATGTAGTATCGGTATGGTTGACTGGTTGTGGTAATTGGTAggtgttgtgttgtttcgtttatcgttgttgtggtacaactgattgtgattgtttgtctatggttctggaggtgcgtcctcggctgagtggagtcacttgcgggagtggcttcacgcccgtagtttgcccttcgtggaacccgccacgggaggggatgtgcacattaatggacatgggtttatcgctcggtatgatgagcggggcttaggtaggaacggctgcggtcccccactggcagggctggtccagtggacagtcggtgacggagattgatgggAGGAGATGTGGTGTGTATGTGTGTACTGTTGTGCCTGTGTTGTGTGTCTGTtccctcagttgctgaccttgtgtggttttgttttgttgtttatttctgttgtgtctgccgtgatccactatggtgagcagtcagtcttagcaggttgtgatctggatgatagttgggtgcttggcgggacgagtctatcacgagtcatgaTAGAAGTAGTTCAAATAGttgatagtggttttgagttgtaccttttatatttctttagttttgttaatcacttgtaatagaAATAAAACTTGTTCGTCAGCTCacgcggtcgatcgaccatgggacaCAGTCTATCGACTGACTGCTCTTCCTACAGTCAACTGTttagcattctgacagtctatagaccttgtaggtcagtctatagaccaagtcatctggtaatccgcttctgaaactctcgcaaatctatctttcaggccttgatacgcgcaccaagttcatttcccgagtcaaatcttcatgtcaaatcctatgccaagcactcggggacgtattcggctcgatttccgctgaattcttcacatttctgcaatattacacaaaagcacgaaagtagacggaaatagggaaaatagtagcataaactacataattgagctctgaaatgcgtgtaaaatagggtgtaaaacatcatatttaggacacgcatcagttatttacctactggaataacctttccagcctttatatcgccaaggtactttggacaattcctcttccaatgcccaacaccattacaatagtggcatttgtctccagacggggcacccttcttgggcttagaggagttagcttcacaagcttttcctttgttcttgtagggagtttgcttaTTTCCCTTATTACCACCTTTCTTGAAAtttcccttgctcttttgattaatgttgagcacatccttggtggtgctagcatttagccccatgtccctctcggcttgcacaagcattttgtgcaattcatcgagggatactttcaagttttgcatattaaaattcaccctgaattgaacatatgccttaaccttgttcaaggaatgaagaattcgatcaatgatgagttcttcgggaatctctaccttttgcaattttaaggtctcaacatgctccatcaacttgagcacatgagggctaactttttggccctccttaattgttcttttatcgacatttgattattactgtcctcgggcaaccaagatggtaacgcccttatatgctagggaaggtcttgataaggctcctcggtatatgggggtgttacaaagtggtatcagagcgacgattttggaacctgtaataaatgaacctaatgaaggtaaagagtctaataaattgaacctggtgtatgtatcttgggagccccagctgatgctagattttgggtgagtaggcgccctcatttcaaaatcatggccccattatgcttaagccagtcactggttaTGGGAATGTCAAGTTGGGAGTTATGTGCTTAGTGTATAATGGTTACGTTAGAGTATTGGTGATGGAGTCTCTGTTAATGTTAGTATGTGTAATTGTGATGAGGAACTGTGTGCGTATGTGGTTGAGTAGGAGTATGTATGAAAGTAGTGGAAGTGGTGAAATGTTTATAGTACGTGATAGTGTGCTGTAATGTGGTGATAGTAGCGTTTTCTACACCTTTCTATGCATGTTGGTTTATAAATGTATTACGAGTCATGAATGTGTGATAATAAGAAGTTGTAAATTTTAGTAGGTATGTGAGTACATCAAGAGATGGTAAGTTTTATGTGTGATGGTAGAGTTTCCCAAGTGATAGTTAGAATTGCAATGAATGAATGGATGAGTACTTTTATGTTATGGCATAACTAAGTTGAGTAAACTAGCTGATAATTTGTTGTGACATGGTTAAGTTATTAGTAAGCTTGGATTATAAATGATGGTTAAATGTTAGATGAATGCTTAGAGCGATATAACTATAAGTTGTATTGTTGCGAATGCATGATTTGAGGTAAAGTAATGCGTCAATGTATACATGAACAAGCCAATAGTGTGGTCAATCGTTTGGCATAGTGTTCGTTATAGAATGAAGTAATATtatcgagtaagtgaacagttCCCGGGTTTATACGGGATTCATAACCCTTCTTCTCTATTCTTTCTTTTTTATTTCTTCATTCAACAAAACCCTAAATCTCTATATCTCCCTCTAAGTTGCTCTCATCCTTGTGATTTTGGTGCTTGAATCTTGTGTTTTCTTTGCTTAATCCGTTCTCTTTACTcgctaatcattcaaggtaagaatgttcaTCCTATTTCTATGTTTTAATTAAGTAGAAGCATGTAGGATGTTGGTGTATGATGAAAATTCGGTTTAAATGTATAAAATCTTGCTTGTAGTTGTTGTAACATAATCTATTTGCTtcaatttgttgattattgatgttaGATATGCAAATATCGAATCAATTTGGGGGAATAAATGTCTCGAAATTTCAAGGATTTGGAATTTTAAATTGAATTTTGGTTGCCTTTTGCATGTGAAAGGGGGAAAATTGGGTAATGCATGTTATGAAtatcatgtttagagttgattttgatggtttttactcaaaattttgccttaaaactccatcttaaaggtgccccaaactgaaattcgttcTACACGCTTGTGAAATTTGCCTATTTGTGAAGCTATTTTGAAGGATTAATGTTCAAAACTAGTAGTTGTGTTGTTAATTGATGTTATCCTTGCCATAATTttgacagctgtagagaccgtctgatgatAATTTGAGAGCTTATACTTATAATTTCTGGATTGTTTGCTGAAAGTGTGTACATAATAATTCTTTTAAATGTCCTTATATGAAAGTTTATATGTTTTCAAGTGAATGTTGTTTGTGTATCTAAGAtatgtgttgaaaacagatgccgagaccaactgtgggaacccgtcagagcaagagggggagggcttctgagcctgaggtaggtgaggggagtgggggacctaCGGTCCTAGCAGTGCCTGAGTACCCTTCTGGTATCTTTGCGGACTTTACGCAAAGAGATGCTTTTGTTGCCTTACAGAGACGACGGATGAGAACCACCCGTTGTATTGACACCACTCTTTTGACTGACCTGGGGATTGAGACTGATGTGAGGCACATCTTCGAGACCTTGTGCATGACCGGGTTGTACCGCCTCCGGAAACACTCTTATGCCTTTCTGACTcttgagttcatgagttctttcaAGTATGATGCGGTGGAACAGACCGTCaagttccgcctcatgaacaccagtttctttctgaccatggacatgtttgccaCCCACCTCGGCCTTGCTAGACCTGCGAAGGGAGCTCTTAAGAAcgtcccgactgagtgtggagctagtagccttatgccttgctttaccggcaaacccgcccccacctctagcaacatgttgattaatgatgttcaacatgtcaccctaaagatctttcttcgtgctttgACATGTTTGCTTTATGAGACGagagatgtgagtaagcttaactcacacgaggtgatgttgctcgcggcgtaccttaaccccacccgatcTCATAGAGTCACCTTCAGTGCCCCGGACATAGTGTGTGCCAGCTTAGCCTTGATGGCCTCTTCTGACGCTCGtttcttgagttgtggtgccattgccactcgttTGGCGAGAGGCTTACTACCTTTGTGGCCTCCCCAGCCTATACACCCTTGACCCCgacggtgcctaccttggaccgagaGTACTTTTTTGACCTTAAGTGGTTGCggactttggagggtggtgggttagcATGGAGAGTTTGGGGAATGAGTTGGATGCGGATACCTGCTCCTCAGCACCTTCTCGTGACCGAGCCTTTACCGGCGGCAGCAGTggctgccgattctgatgatgatgaggaggaggctcCGGAGAGACAGCTTTACCTCATCGACCCGGATATCTTggaggtgatgcctgagccgacGAAAGGGGATCGTGCTAGACCTGAGGATGCCCAGCCTAGGCTAGGGAGAGGATCAcgacgagtgagggagagggtggTTGAGACCCATCCAGAGCAGCCTGTGCCTCCACAGTACCAGTTTCCCGGCTACCCTCCCTTCTACAGccctgagatgagagtgagcGAGCTCACAGAGAGGGTGTATGCTACTTTGACACTCTGGAACCTCCATGAGATGACGTATGTGCAGGGCATCGGGACCGAGGCAGCTGagccggtgtggtggagaggCGTTGGGGACGACAGTGGAGTCTTCCACTCTTTTGGTGTGGATAGGTCTACTTGGGGATAGCCCGAGTCATATCCCTACGGTTGCTTGGCTCCATGGCGCGTGGGAGCAGATTCTGGTGTCGGTGGTGTCGCAGGTCAGGATGCAGCTGGAGCGGGCACGTCAGGTGGTGATGGTGATGACGAGGTGATGGATGAGCAGGCTATGGAGtgatgatactccttttctttttATATCTTTCATGGATTTGTAGTCGATAGTATTTGGTTTGGTTGGTACTTTATTAGACTTTGGTGTGTATGTTGGCCATAAAGCCGTACTTTGGATACTTTTAGACTGTTTATGCAGGATTTGGGGTCGGGGAAAGCGTCCCGACTCGTGTTTATATATATTGTTTGTTCTTGAAGTGGCGTTTTAGGGGATATATGACCTGTGGCTACTtcatcgagtgcccctcactcgatcgagtaactgcaggggtGACTTTGGGGAAGTATTTTGATctcagcttactcgatcgagtagctgatgaactcgatcgagtaagtccagctcgatcgagtgtcataaggactcgatcgagtgacactgtTACAACTTCTTTTAGTTTAAAACTTGTTTGCATCATCATGTCGTTAGTTGTTGTTATATCATTTCTTGTTGGGGGTGTCTTATATCCTTGATTAGCAATTTATACGATTTTCAATGCTATGTATATCAATTAAAACGATAAATTAAGCTGCTTCAGGTAACGTGATGTCCAACGGTTGCAATTCTTGTTGCATTCTGGTATGGTCATATAAGGGAATAATTCTTGCCATGTCTGATAGTTGGTGGGAGGTGCTCGGTGGTGTTGTTCAAATTTTTAATggttgcatatatatatatatatatatatatatatatatatatatatatatatatatatatatatatatatatatatatatatatatatatatatatatatatatatatatatctcatgTGAGCCATGTTTACGTAATGTCAAGAAAATGTCGTGGCTGTCATGAGTCGAGTATGCGTATTCTCGGtggtatttatataattttgtatACTATATCAAGCCGCCTTAGATAAGTAATGTACAAGGTTTATAATTTTGTTGCATAATTTGTATGATTGTATAACAAGTAATTGGCGACAGGGCTGCTAGTTGGTAATGTTATATCTTGTGGTGTAATACACGCTTTCAGTGGTTTTACGTCTATACGAGTCAAATTGTGTAATGTTAAGAATTGTATTGGGTCATCATGAGTCAAGGTTTGCTTTGTGGTTCGTAAATAATATCAATGTGGTATAATATGTGTCGGTTTGTGGGACAGGGAAGttatttgatggtgaacttcggggacgaagttccttttaagatgggaagagtaatgtcgcaaagaaaaaatgacgtaattataacaattttataGTGTTTTCATGACGTTTTAAGGTATTTTAAATGGTTACTTGGATGAATTTGTAGTGGTTACTGTGTAGTTGAGAAGCAGTTTATAATTATTGAATAGTATAGCATGTCGTTGTATCTTATTTTTAATTAGTTGTTCATTATGTTGTCATGAGAATTGGATGTTATTAGCAGTAGTGGAGTTGCTATTAGTAGAATTGTATTGTATGGTTAAAGTAATAAAATGGAATGAGTAATGTATCGTTGTGAATCAGTAGCAGGACCGTTGTTTGTGTGTTTTGTAACTGATAGTTGTTGGCAAGAAATTGATGAAGGAATACTCTGATAGTGGCATTGGTTTACATTTGAGTAATATTATGTAGTAAGTGCAAGTGATAGTTGAATTAGTCGTTCTTGTGGACAATGTGTGTTCGGTGATTCAAAAGGAAGTTGGTGATTCGCTGTAAGTCGTGTTGTGTATTGTGTGCTaaagtggatgatgatgatgtgtgatgaacaTACATAGGGGGATGGTTTTCTTAAACGATAATGTTGACCTGTGTTGGGTAAACGGTGGTGTTGACCTTGGTTTCTTTGTCTTGTGTCGCGGGGGAGgttgagtcgaacttcggggacgaagttctttttacggggggaa from Silene latifolia isolate original U9 population chromosome 3, ASM4854445v1, whole genome shotgun sequence harbors:
- the LOC141649277 gene encoding uncharacterized protein LOC141649277 yields the protein MKIGVWNIRGMNKAFKQCEVVDCFKRNNLDIIGINETRVRNHKFNYISRLGFRYFSILTNYDQQDNGRIWVIWNKASLVVKPLSIGNQWIHVRVGSPGCPNLQVSLIYGLNSLEGRAGLWSFMQHCNPNGPWICLGDYNCVMNTDERISSKPANLQAIDEFNDAISASGLDELTTHGCTYTWTNKQDESDRKWMKLDRALVNLDWIQRFPDSYADALVAGVSDHSPLVITVQTNDVQRPKQFRYLNCWGQDPSFVHVVKTIWESEIHGCPMYRLITHLKLVKGKLKDLHKWVYSNVADRVKDARSALDQC
- the LOC141649278 gene encoding uncharacterized protein LOC141649278, whose product is MVYQRAKITDVKMMDASTHYFFAKVAANRSRSHISKIQNTAGFDCTTFDSISEAFLAYYKGLLGTACQVSPIEDDIILRGLCLHQSQKDLLVAAVSEAEVHDALFSIDINKSPGPDGFSSGFFRQSWSIIKKELVKAIQDFFRTGRLLKEVNSTIISLIPKQEHPNTVQDFRPISCCSTIYKTISKILTKRLKTVMPDLMGLEQSAFTKDRSIGDNIMLAHELVTGYGRKNSSPRCVIKKFAEFSGLQPNPAKTNIYFGGVHPDVKDLILCDTSYLEGTFPFRYLGVPLHSSRLTKVMYHSLLDKIKCKVTHWVNKYLSYAGKVQLINSVIFGIETFWYASFLFPKGVMQEIDKLCRQFLWNYQAARKMVFFAWSKVCRTRQQRGFDIREILSWNKTLLMRLFWRLSTGAHFIWVHWFHHYILQGADIWTVVPGNATSIIWKAMLLTRDEFITLVGSVDIAKNVLSGWSLSGTLMLHRVYSVFKGRHSNLQWAKPLMDQVVLPKHAIITRLPVQNGLPTVDNLIRRGMVIVYKCSLCLADMESIRHLYFACPYSSSVYQQILLWMGVTRRPLWLRQELLSLSRYKGKGWKRKWARGCVAAVVYLLWQERNRRLFEGSSRTVDQLVKLIKYFVSIRLYANVSDYLFDEVVAHLVP